Below is a window of Caballeronia insecticola DNA.
ATCCTGTCGCAATACAACGTCGGCGCGCAGACGCGGCGCACCGAGAACTCGTTGTGGCATGACGAGGACCGGCTGGAGATTCATCCGGTCGATGCGGAGGATCGCGGCATCAGGGAGGACGACTGGGTCGGCATCGAATCGCGCGCGGGACAGACCGTGCTGCGCGCGAGGATTTCGGAGCGCATGCAGCCGGGCGTCGTCTATACGACGTTCCACTTCCCGGAATCGGGCGCGAACGTCATCACGACGGACTCCTCCGACTGGGCGACCAACTGTCCGGAATACAAGGTGACGGCGGTGCAGGTGATGCCGGTCGAGCAGCCGTCGCAATGGCAGAAGGAATACTCGCGCTTCAACACGCAGCAGCTCGAGCTGATGAACATGCGCGACGTGGCGCCCACGACCTCAGGAAAGTAACTCATGGATGTCGATAACCTGATCGATATGGCGAACCGCATCGGCGAATTTTTCGATTCGCTGCCGGACCGGCCCGAAGCCGTGGATAGCATCGCGGAACACATTCGGCGCTTCTGGGAGCCGCGCATGCGGCTCGCGATCCTGGCCGCGCTCGAAAACTTGGAGGCGAGCGCCGCGATGCATCCGATCGTGCGCGAGGCGCTCACGCTTCATAAAGCCGATCTGCAACCGAAGACGGCTACTGCCTGAGGTTACAAGGCACGTAGCACTCACGCCCTGCCGGCGCATCGCGCCCGCAGGGCTTTTTAGTCTTCGCGCGATTCGCGTTCGACGTGGCGCTCTACGCTCGTGTCCTGCGCGCCGAACCATATATCGCAGTGACGCAGCAGCGCGTGCACATCGGACGGCGCACGTCCGCGCGCGGCGATGTAGCCATCGGGACGCACGAGATAAAACGCGGGACGCGTGCGGCCGTAGTTGTCGGTGAGCGAGTGTGCGCCCTCGCCGCGCGTGTCGGTGATGCGCCACACGCGCACGGCGTTCGGCATGATGTTTTCGAGGGCTTTCACGAAACCGTCGAGATCCGGGTCGCGCATCGCGTGCGCCACCGTGATGGTCGCCGGCGCGAGCGCGATGTCGTCCTCGCCGGTCGGATTCACGAGCAGGAACAGCGAGAAGCAGCCCGGATCGTGCAGATCGAACAGACAGCCGACGCCCGGCAGACGCCCGAGCGGCCCGTCGATGACATGCACGCGCGCGTCCGGCGCTCGCTCGCCCGCGCGCGGACCGCCGTCGAGCAGACGCTCCAGCGTGAGCGGGCTCTTGCGATAGTTGATCGACAGCTCGCTCACCGTGCGCCGCATCGCGTCGCGCAACGGGCCGATGGCGGCAAGCGCGGGCATCACGTGATCGCGCATCAGCTTCATCGGGCCGTGCTCGGCGCCGGCCATTTGCGTGAGCATGCTCGATTGCCTGAGCACGTCGCGCTCGATCGGATGCCGCTCCGCGTGATAGCTGTCGAGCAGCCGTTCGGGCGCGCCGCCCGCGAGCATGCGCGCGATCTTCCAGCCTAGATTGAACGCTTCCTGAATGCCGGTGTTCATGCCCTGCGCGCCCGCCGGACTGTGCACGTGCGCCGAATCGCCCGCGAGAAACACGCGCTCCACGCGCAGGCGATCGACCATGCGGCTGTTCAGATGGAAGTACGACGACCACGTCAGATTAGACAGCGTCACCCGATGATGCACACGCCGTTCGACGAGCGCGCGGCATTCCTCGACGCTCGGGCCGCTCTTCGCTTCGCCGGCGTTAACGGACTGAGCGACGGGTACGGGCAGATCGGCGATCAGGCGCGCGCGGTCGCCGCCCATCGGGAAGAGCGCCGCGAGCCCTTCGCCCGACGCGAAAATGTGGAACTCGTCGTCGGGCCAGTCGGAGTCCGCTTGCAAGTCGGCGAGCAGATAGGTCTGATCGAACGTCTTGCCGTCGAAGCCGATACCAAGCCGGTGCCGCACGAAACTATGCGCGCCGTCCGCCGCGATCAGATACGAAGGACGCAGCAACTCGTCGCGCCCGTTCGGATGCCGCAGCGTTGCCTGCACGCCTGCCGCGCCCTGCGAGAAATCGATCAGCTCGACGCCGCGCTCGATGTCCACATGCAGACCCGCGAGATGCTCGGCGAGCAGCCGTTCCGTCTGCGATTGTTCGAGAAAGAGCAGATACGGATAGCGCGTCTGCAAGGGATCGAAGTCGAGGCGCGCGAGACGCTGCCCGTTCGAGTAGAGATTCGCCACACGCGCGCGATGGCCGAGTTCGAGAAACGGCTTGACGATGCGATGCTGCTCGAAGAGTTCGAGCGTGCGCGCCTGAATGCCGATTGCGCGCGAATGCGGCGACGGCTCGCGGGCACGATCGACGAGCCTGACCGGGACATGCGCCCGTGCGAGACTCATCGCGGCGGCGAGGCCGGTCGGACCCGCTCCGACGATCAGGACGGGCGCCACGTCCAGCTTGTCGTTCGGATTCAGCTTTGGCGCGAACATGCAGTCCTCCCCCAAACGTCACGGCGTCTAGTGTACGCCCGGACCCTTTTGCGGAGTCAGTGTACGTGGCCGCGTTCGCTCAGCACGCACGCGTGACACGCTCCGCCGAGCTCCACCTGGACGGTCGCATGATGCATCGAATATTCGCTGCGCAAGGTCGTGACGACGCCCTGAACGAACGCATCGCCGGGATGGCCCTGCGGCATCACGAGATGCACGGTGAGCGCGTTTTCGGTGGTCGAGAGCGCCCACACGTGCAGGTCGTGCACGTTGCGCACGCCGGGAAGCTGCGTGAGATAAGTCTCGATGC
It encodes the following:
- a CDS encoding FAD-dependent monooxygenase yields the protein MFAPKLNPNDKLDVAPVLIVGAGPTGLAAAMSLARAHVPVRLVDRAREPSPHSRAIGIQARTLELFEQHRIVKPFLELGHRARVANLYSNGQRLARLDFDPLQTRYPYLLFLEQSQTERLLAEHLAGLHVDIERGVELIDFSQGAAGVQATLRHPNGRDELLRPSYLIAADGAHSFVRHRLGIGFDGKTFDQTYLLADLQADSDWPDDEFHIFASGEGLAALFPMGGDRARLIADLPVPVAQSVNAGEAKSGPSVEECRALVERRVHHRVTLSNLTWSSYFHLNSRMVDRLRVERVFLAGDSAHVHSPAGAQGMNTGIQEAFNLGWKIARMLAGGAPERLLDSYHAERHPIERDVLRQSSMLTQMAGAEHGPMKLMRDHVMPALAAIGPLRDAMRRTVSELSINYRKSPLTLERLLDGGPRAGERAPDARVHVIDGPLGRLPGVGCLFDLHDPGCFSLFLLVNPTGEDDIALAPATITVAHAMRDPDLDGFVKALENIMPNAVRVWRITDTRGEGAHSLTDNYGRTRPAFYLVRPDGYIAARGRAPSDVHALLRHCDIWFGAQDTSVERHVERESRED
- a CDS encoding formate dehydrogenase subunit delta, whose amino-acid sequence is MDVDNLIDMANRIGEFFDSLPDRPEAVDSIAEHIRRFWEPRMRLAILAALENLEASAAMHPIVREALTLHKADLQPKTATA